One window of the Archangium primigenium genome contains the following:
- a CDS encoding TetR/AcrR family transcriptional regulator, with product MNRSSTPPAPRVVPLTPRGQRTRGKLLRAAETLFGEKGYEHASIADITREAQVALGTFYVYFPDKQSIFVEVVDDLGARLRRLIAEAVAECEDRMAVEREGLRAFFRFASQQRHLYRIVRQAEFVDEACYRRYYDRFARGYVTGLKKAMDAGEVHRLDPETIAYCLMGLGDFLGMRWVLWEGDAGLEQVVDTAMAFIRHGLEARPARPAPAVRGAAKRRAGARAPRSKG from the coding sequence ATGAATCGGTCTTCAACTCCGCCCGCGCCCCGCGTCGTGCCCTTGACCCCGCGGGGCCAGCGCACGCGCGGCAAACTCCTGCGCGCGGCGGAGACGCTCTTCGGGGAGAAGGGCTACGAGCACGCCTCCATCGCGGACATTACCCGAGAGGCGCAGGTGGCGTTGGGGACTTTCTATGTCTATTTCCCCGACAAGCAATCCATCTTCGTGGAAGTGGTGGATGACCTGGGCGCGCGCCTGCGCCGGCTCATCGCGGAGGCGGTGGCCGAGTGCGAGGACCGCATGGCGGTGGAGCGCGAGGGCCTGCGGGCCTTCTTCCGCTTCGCCAGCCAGCAGCGCCACCTCTACCGCATCGTCCGGCAGGCGGAGTTCGTCGACGAGGCGTGCTACCGCCGCTACTACGACCGCTTCGCGCGCGGCTACGTGACGGGCCTCAAGAAGGCCATGGACGCGGGCGAGGTGCACCGCCTGGACCCGGAGACGATCGCCTACTGCCTCATGGGCCTGGGGGACTTCCTGGGCATGCGCTGGGTGCTGTGGGAGGGCGACGCCGGCCTGGAGCAGGTGGTGGACACCGCCATGGCCTTCATCCGCCATGGCCTGGAGGCGCGGCCGGCCCGTCCGGCCCCTGCCGTCCGGGGCGCCGCCAAGCGCCGCGCGGGGGCCCGCGCGCCCCGGAGCAAGGGCTGA
- a CDS encoding SDR family oxidoreductase encodes MQLKDLKIIVTGGAQGMGAHFATRLHEAGAQVAVGDVNETLLAALPAGIHRRRLDVANEEDCGAFVAWAHEAMGGLNGLINNAGILRDGLLVKKDRTTGEVKKLSTADWNAVIGVNLTGATLMVREVVAKMAQAGERPGVIVNMSSIARHGNRGQSNYVSAKASLAANTLTWSREFAAFGIRVGAVAPGMIETPMTQGMNQKARDLLVANIPVGRIGVPEDIWIAVRFVLECDYFNGRTIDVDGGLSM; translated from the coding sequence ATGCAACTCAAGGATTTGAAGATCATCGTCACCGGCGGGGCCCAGGGCATGGGCGCGCACTTCGCCACGCGGCTGCACGAGGCGGGCGCCCAGGTGGCCGTGGGTGACGTGAACGAGACGCTGCTCGCCGCGCTGCCCGCGGGCATCCACCGCCGCCGGCTGGACGTGGCGAACGAGGAGGACTGTGGCGCGTTCGTGGCGTGGGCCCACGAGGCCATGGGCGGCCTCAATGGCCTCATCAACAACGCGGGCATCCTGCGCGATGGCCTGTTGGTGAAGAAGGACCGCACCACGGGCGAGGTGAAGAAGCTGTCCACCGCGGACTGGAACGCCGTCATCGGGGTGAACCTCACCGGCGCCACGCTCATGGTGCGCGAGGTGGTGGCGAAGATGGCGCAGGCGGGCGAGCGGCCAGGCGTCATCGTCAACATGAGCTCCATCGCCCGGCACGGCAATCGCGGGCAGAGCAACTACGTGTCCGCCAAGGCCTCGCTCGCGGCCAACACGCTCACCTGGTCGCGCGAGTTCGCCGCCTTCGGCATCCGCGTGGGCGCCGTGGCCCCGGGCATGATCGAGACGCCCATGACCCAGGGCATGAACCAGAAGGCCCGCGACCTGCTCGTGGCCAACATCCCCGTGGGCCGCATCGGTGTCCCCGAGGACATCTGGATCGCGGTGCGCTTCGTCCTCGAGTGCGACTACTTCAACGGCCGCACCATCGACGTGGATGGCGGCCTGAGCATGTAG
- a CDS encoding alpha/beta fold hydrolase — protein sequence MKTPIAWALLALAGLSSGCVTSYAARPALSFQDFDYSSTDGKPWPTARLALPDTAAALALQQVPEVAYVELNPQGTRTIVFIHGLGSYLKFWRYQLDAFAAQGYRVLALDLPGFGKSDKPASFPYTMEAMADVVHEFSRKLGAPRPILVGHSMGGQTALSYALRYPQDVQALVLTSPAGFEHFSPREKAWFKRAFSTSFIKSATEYAIWGSVRQGNFEHWRPELDWLIEERVRVARSPEFDAYAYANVRTVNGLAHNDFVRDSLAQVAVPTLIIYGEADRLIPNAFLHGGWARDVMRYGHERIAGSTLVGLAGCGHTVQMDCPEAYNPRVLGFLEGLAPPPATP from the coding sequence ATGAAGACTCCCATCGCATGGGCCCTGCTCGCCCTGGCGGGCCTCTCCTCCGGCTGCGTCACCTCGTACGCCGCGCGTCCGGCCCTGTCCTTCCAGGACTTCGACTACTCCTCCACCGACGGCAAGCCCTGGCCCACCGCGCGCCTAGCCCTGCCGGACACCGCCGCCGCGCTCGCCCTCCAGCAGGTGCCCGAGGTGGCCTACGTCGAGCTCAACCCCCAGGGCACCCGCACGATCGTGTTCATCCACGGGCTGGGCTCGTACCTGAAGTTCTGGCGCTACCAGCTGGATGCCTTCGCCGCCCAGGGCTACCGCGTGCTCGCCCTGGACCTGCCGGGCTTTGGCAAGTCCGACAAGCCCGCCTCCTTCCCCTACACCATGGAGGCCATGGCGGACGTGGTGCACGAGTTCTCCCGGAAGCTCGGCGCCCCCCGGCCCATCCTCGTGGGCCACTCCATGGGCGGCCAGACGGCGCTGTCCTACGCCCTGCGCTACCCCCAGGACGTCCAGGCGCTCGTGCTCACCTCGCCCGCGGGCTTCGAGCACTTCAGCCCCCGCGAGAAGGCTTGGTTCAAGCGCGCCTTCAGCACCTCCTTCATCAAGAGCGCGACCGAGTACGCCATCTGGGGCAGCGTGCGGCAGGGCAACTTCGAGCACTGGCGGCCGGAGCTCGACTGGCTCATCGAGGAGCGCGTGCGCGTGGCCAGGAGCCCCGAGTTCGACGCCTACGCCTACGCCAACGTGCGCACCGTGAACGGGCTGGCCCACAACGACTTCGTGCGCGACAGCCTCGCCCAAGTGGCCGTGCCCACGCTCATCATCTACGGCGAGGCCGACCGCCTCATCCCCAATGCCTTCCTCCACGGCGGCTGGGCACGGGACGTCATGCGCTACGGCCACGAGCGCATCGCCGGCTCCACGCTGGTGGGGCTCGCCGGCTGCGGGCACACCGTGCAGATGGACTGCCCGGAGGCCTACAACCCCCGGGTGCTCGGCTTCCTGGAGGGGCTCGCGCCGCCGCCCGCCACGCCGTAG
- a CDS encoding lipase family protein has product MQLRHSLSLMGALVLGSLVSGCGPEQDAAAEAAPVSLRQAELSTTGVTSHFATWLKSNGYEPAYNLVRADLDGGSYGGKASSSDTVVNQPVIFIHGNSDKAIGTGGLGQSGWNASIEYFQSKGYKTSELYATTWGPASASMSAYQYHSKTNVMKVRKFIEAVKAYTGAAKVDVIAHSMGVTLARKAILGGYATDALEGGRYYIGEPLTSSVDTFVGIAGANLGLTSCYQTGTTTYTCGNTNGLYPGYMTAFGVSGRSNYLDDLLAQKGFEGAFRYSIYSTADEIVGYGGVVYGSYTSQIPGQTGEKRYSSAPYGHFNSKDLTGAVQWSMVNKHAVP; this is encoded by the coding sequence ATGCAGCTGCGTCATTCCCTCTCATTGATGGGCGCGCTGGTGTTGGGCTCGCTGGTGAGTGGTTGCGGTCCCGAGCAGGACGCCGCCGCCGAGGCCGCCCCGGTCAGCCTCCGGCAGGCGGAGCTGTCCACGACGGGCGTCACCTCGCACTTCGCCACGTGGCTCAAGAGCAACGGGTACGAGCCCGCGTACAACCTGGTGCGCGCGGACCTGGACGGCGGCAGCTACGGCGGCAAGGCGAGTTCCTCGGACACGGTGGTCAACCAGCCCGTCATCTTCATCCACGGCAACTCGGACAAGGCCATTGGCACGGGCGGCCTGGGGCAGTCCGGCTGGAACGCCTCCATCGAGTACTTCCAGAGCAAGGGCTACAAGACGAGCGAGCTGTACGCCACGACGTGGGGGCCCGCGAGCGCGTCCATGTCCGCCTACCAGTACCACTCGAAGACGAACGTGATGAAGGTGCGCAAGTTCATCGAGGCGGTGAAGGCGTATACGGGCGCCGCCAAGGTGGACGTCATCGCGCACTCCATGGGCGTGACGCTGGCGCGCAAGGCCATCCTCGGCGGCTACGCCACGGACGCGCTCGAGGGCGGCCGGTACTACATCGGCGAGCCCCTGACGTCCTCGGTGGACACCTTCGTGGGCATCGCGGGCGCCAACCTCGGGCTCACCTCGTGCTACCAGACGGGCACCACCACGTACACCTGCGGCAACACCAACGGCCTCTACCCCGGCTACATGACGGCGTTCGGCGTGAGCGGCCGCTCCAACTACCTGGATGACCTGCTCGCCCAGAAGGGCTTCGAGGGCGCCTTCCGCTACAGCATCTACTCCACCGCGGACGAGATCGTCGGCTACGGGGGCGTGGTGTACGGCAGCTACACCTCGCAGATTCCCGGGCAGACGGGCGAGAAGCGCTACTCGTCCGCGCCCTACGGTCACTTCAACTCGAAGGACCTCACCGGCGCGGTGCAGTGGAGCATGGTGAACAAGCACGCCGTGCCCTGA
- a CDS encoding acyl-CoA synthetase has translation MFIGDWMGRGALYWPERTAVVDTARGTGGRFTYRDMNARAEALAGWLREALGVRRGDRVGLVAHNGVECLDVLFACGKLGALFVPFNWRLRARELAELLRDTSPRVLFHSGEFGEGLAAALGQAGGAPPTLVHLDGEGAPGSHAYAEALAHRAAAPVLNPDVEAEDILCLLFTGGTTGRAKGARISYRMVAWNTLNTLVHELRPDDVTVTHTPMFHTGGLLVYTLPLLTVGGTVVLLRRWDADELLRLVPRERVTLFFAVPTQYQQLHDAPLFRAADLTSLRFMTSGGAPLPEALVRAWGAVHPVPFKQGFGMTELGPGIFSMGPESALAKAGSIGRPNYFVDARLVDEEGRDVPEGATGELLLKGPSMCSGYHEDPGATAEAIDAQGWFHSGDLARRDADGFYFIVGRKKDMFISGGENVYPLELESALQEHPSVQASAVVGVPDALWGEVGRAYVVLKPGASTTAEALLAHLRGRLAPYKVPKRLDFVDALPVSAAGKVLKRELRERALLDA, from the coding sequence ATGTTCATCGGGGATTGGATGGGCCGCGGCGCCCTGTACTGGCCCGAGCGGACCGCGGTGGTGGACACCGCCCGGGGCACGGGCGGCCGCTTCACCTACCGGGACATGAACGCGCGGGCCGAGGCGCTCGCGGGCTGGCTGCGCGAGGCGCTGGGCGTGCGCCGGGGCGACCGGGTGGGGCTCGTGGCCCACAACGGCGTGGAGTGTCTGGACGTCCTCTTCGCCTGCGGCAAGCTGGGGGCGCTCTTCGTGCCCTTCAACTGGCGCCTGCGCGCGCGCGAGCTGGCGGAGCTCCTGCGCGACACCTCGCCCCGCGTGCTGTTCCACAGCGGCGAGTTCGGCGAGGGGCTCGCCGCCGCGCTCGGGCAGGCGGGGGGCGCGCCGCCCACGCTCGTGCACCTGGACGGGGAGGGCGCGCCCGGAAGCCACGCGTACGCCGAGGCGCTCGCGCACCGCGCCGCGGCGCCCGTGCTCAACCCGGACGTGGAGGCCGAGGACATCCTCTGCCTGTTGTTCACCGGGGGCACCACGGGCCGGGCCAAGGGCGCGCGCATCAGCTACCGCATGGTGGCGTGGAACACGCTCAACACGCTCGTGCACGAGCTGCGGCCGGACGACGTCACCGTGACGCACACGCCCATGTTCCACACCGGCGGGCTGCTCGTCTACACGCTGCCCCTGCTCACCGTGGGCGGCACGGTGGTGCTCTTGCGCCGCTGGGACGCGGACGAGCTCTTGCGCCTGGTGCCCCGCGAGCGCGTGACGCTCTTCTTCGCCGTGCCCACGCAGTACCAGCAGCTGCACGACGCGCCCCTGTTCCGCGCGGCGGACCTCACGAGCCTGCGCTTCATGACGAGCGGGGGCGCGCCGCTGCCGGAGGCGCTCGTGCGCGCGTGGGGGGCCGTGCACCCGGTGCCCTTCAAGCAGGGCTTCGGCATGACGGAGCTCGGCCCCGGCATCTTCAGCATGGGCCCCGAGTCCGCCCTGGCCAAGGCGGGCTCCATCGGGCGGCCCAACTACTTCGTGGACGCGCGGCTCGTGGACGAGGAGGGCCGGGACGTGCCCGAGGGCGCCACGGGCGAGCTGCTGCTCAAGGGCCCCAGCATGTGCTCGGGCTATCACGAGGACCCCGGGGCCACGGCGGAGGCCATCGACGCCCAGGGCTGGTTTCACTCCGGGGATCTGGCGCGCCGGGACGCGGACGGCTTCTATTTCATCGTCGGCCGGAAGAAGGACATGTTCATCTCCGGCGGCGAGAACGTGTACCCCCTGGAACTGGAGTCCGCCCTGCAGGAGCACCCCTCGGTCCAGGCCAGCGCCGTGGTGGGCGTGCCCGACGCGCTCTGGGGCGAGGTCGGGCGGGCCTACGTTGTGCTCAAGCCCGGGGCCTCCACCACCGCCGAGGCGCTGCTCGCGCACCTGCGCGGCCGGCTGGCGCCCTACAAGGTCCCCAAGCGCCTGGACTTCGTCGACGCGCTGCCCGTGTCGGCCGCGGGCAAGGTGCTCAAGCGCGAGCTGCGCGAGCGGGCGCTCCTGGACGCGTGA
- a CDS encoding Tox-REase-5 domain-containing protein — MPPLLATPVTLGNFGPRRMAAHLLLGVAQGQAPVSRDELHTRMGRFARLLVLRPDGYLVKPLTGIAVQKAGPPRLAEDGTLRAGAFEVGPFYAIVGGQLFPVDGALDVPSGAHPVGRYAPDDHAGLALAEGAGLAVVDMVEGLYRLVFHTDETLRELAHLPATVRQLYANAPRHWEEFRHKPYAERVRTVSRLATGIALTVGSAGAGSAKAATWGGALGSTTTPLLSLSGEGLLALRLVAVPTGRVVSSAGHALGATYVLHMAHTGLPGPGGGWPPAGGPGHWVEDASSMSEQARTYQAQVTGAPKGWAYKVCRGDKCVDYDGYDSRTGTLLEAKAREYEKWFDADLQPRWGYEGLEGMVQQARRQKGLTGGVPLRWHVAEARMVPILQRAFREARIPGIEVVHTPPLP, encoded by the coding sequence GTGCCCCCATTGCTGGCCACGCCCGTGACGCTCGGGAACTTCGGTCCCCGGCGCATGGCGGCCCACCTCCTGCTGGGGGTCGCCCAAGGACAAGCACCCGTATCGAGGGATGAGTTGCACACGCGCATGGGTCGCTTCGCGCGGCTGCTCGTCCTGCGTCCGGATGGCTATCTGGTCAAACCCCTCACGGGCATTGCGGTACAGAAGGCAGGACCGCCCAGGCTCGCCGAGGACGGGACGTTGCGCGCGGGCGCTTTCGAGGTCGGCCCTTTCTACGCGATCGTCGGAGGGCAGCTCTTCCCGGTGGATGGAGCCCTGGACGTACCAAGCGGCGCGCACCCCGTGGGGCGCTACGCGCCGGACGATCATGCCGGCCTGGCGCTCGCCGAAGGGGCGGGCCTCGCGGTCGTCGACATGGTGGAAGGTCTCTATCGACTGGTCTTCCACACGGACGAGACGCTCCGGGAACTGGCCCACCTGCCAGCGACCGTGCGCCAGCTCTACGCGAATGCACCGCGACACTGGGAGGAGTTCCGCCACAAGCCCTACGCGGAGAGGGTTCGTACGGTGTCGCGGCTCGCGACGGGGATCGCGCTGACCGTGGGCTCCGCGGGAGCGGGGAGTGCGAAGGCGGCCACTTGGGGCGGTGCACTGGGAAGCACCACGACGCCCCTGCTGTCCCTCTCCGGAGAGGGACTTCTGGCGCTCCGCCTCGTGGCGGTGCCCACGGGCAGGGTCGTGTCCTCGGCAGGCCACGCACTGGGAGCGACCTACGTCCTGCACATGGCCCACACGGGACTGCCCGGTCCGGGAGGCGGGTGGCCGCCAGCGGGTGGGCCTGGCCACTGGGTGGAGGACGCCTCCAGCATGTCCGAGCAGGCCCGGACCTATCAGGCCCAGGTCACGGGTGCCCCCAAGGGCTGGGCCTACAAGGTCTGTCGCGGCGACAAGTGCGTGGACTACGACGGTTATGACTCCCGCACGGGCACACTGCTCGAAGCCAAGGCACGCGAATACGAGAAGTGGTTCGACGCCGACCTCCAGCCCAGGTGGGGATACGAAGGACTGGAGGGCATGGTGCAACAAGCCCGACGGCAGAAAGGACTCACCGGCGGGGTGCCACTTCGCTGGCACGTGGCGGAAGCGCGCATGGTGCCCATCCTCCAGCGGGCGTTCAGGGAGGCGCGGATCCCGGGTATAGAGGTCGTTCATACGCCGCCCCTGCCCTGA
- the alr gene encoding alanine racemase — protein MHEGLVGATGKVASWLELSAGALATNVATLRALSTETGGPRSLGAVLKGNAYGHGLAQALPLVHPLVDVLYFITPGDALAVRAHERALGLPARQVLVIGAVDAEEAVALAYSGIEAVLGDGTWPGLVAELRRAQVPHPLRVHVHVDTGLGREGFTPGQLAAGELDFLRDAADVIRVVGVLSHFANTEDVTEQQYAESQLDVFEAGLTALRARVPVQEPVQRHMAASAATLVLPRARYDAQRVGISLYGLWPSVETRLSARLVLGRVPELKPVLSWRCPSQVVKWLPAGSYVGYGCTYRCADATRVAVLPVGYFDGYPRLLSGKAHVLVNGRRCPVVGRVMMNHVIVDVTHATRDERPLVATLLGQDGDEHLHAETLATWAQTINYELLTRLGAHLKRVVAP, from the coding sequence ATGCACGAGGGACTGGTGGGAGCCACGGGCAAGGTGGCGTCATGGTTGGAGCTGTCGGCGGGCGCGCTCGCCACGAACGTGGCCACGCTGCGCGCGCTGTCCACCGAGACCGGGGGCCCTCGCTCCCTGGGCGCCGTGCTCAAGGGCAACGCCTATGGCCATGGCCTCGCCCAGGCGCTGCCCCTCGTCCATCCCCTCGTCGACGTCCTCTACTTCATCACCCCGGGAGACGCCCTCGCCGTCCGGGCCCATGAACGCGCGCTCGGCCTGCCCGCCCGGCAGGTGCTCGTCATCGGGGCCGTGGACGCCGAGGAGGCCGTGGCCCTCGCCTATTCGGGCATCGAGGCGGTGCTCGGCGATGGCACCTGGCCGGGCCTCGTGGCCGAGCTGCGCCGGGCCCAGGTCCCCCACCCGCTCCGGGTGCACGTGCACGTGGACACGGGCCTCGGCCGCGAGGGCTTCACCCCGGGGCAGCTCGCCGCGGGCGAGCTCGACTTCCTGCGCGACGCGGCGGACGTGATTCGTGTCGTGGGCGTGCTGAGCCACTTCGCCAACACCGAGGACGTGACCGAGCAGCAGTACGCCGAGTCCCAGCTCGACGTGTTCGAGGCCGGGCTGACGGCCCTGCGCGCCCGCGTGCCCGTCCAGGAGCCCGTGCAACGGCACATGGCCGCGAGCGCGGCGACGCTCGTGCTGCCCCGGGCCCGCTATGACGCGCAGCGCGTGGGCATCTCGCTGTATGGGCTGTGGCCCTCGGTGGAGACGCGGCTGTCCGCGCGGCTGGTGCTCGGCCGCGTGCCGGAGTTGAAGCCCGTGCTCTCCTGGCGCTGCCCGAGTCAGGTCGTCAAGTGGCTGCCCGCGGGCAGCTACGTCGGCTACGGGTGCACCTACCGGTGCGCGGACGCCACGCGGGTGGCGGTGCTGCCGGTGGGCTACTTCGATGGCTACCCCCGACTCCTGTCGGGCAAGGCGCACGTGCTGGTGAACGGCCGGCGCTGCCCGGTGGTGGGCCGGGTGATGATGAACCACGTCATCGTGGACGTGACCCACGCCACGCGCGACGAGCGCCCCCTGGTGGCGACGCTGCTCGGCCAGGACGGCGACGAGCACCTGCACGCCGAGACGCTCGCCACCTGGGCCCAGACCATCAACTACGAGCTGCTCACCCGGCTGGGCGCCCACCTCAAGCGCGTCGTCGCGCCCTGA
- a CDS encoding S8 family peptidase: MKSYLLVPKESIETHARPGVRGTEQGERVLQRSTALQFLISGRAPDMLRSLGLHSATLPGRLPQVSAPLTPPRGKRKAAGKRGAKAEEVQVAASEGPVMEPPTAAEVGTYRHMPLIGATMAHFVSEQAERIARAELDKDFEFIPDTVHLTFPGPVAAGQVGPRNRGLSSLVNREWPEESGVSSAHAQGIKGAGVMLGILDTGVDADHPEHQDRVIQFRYVSLFPNSPQNPARDVRGFDPDGHGTHVAGIAAGTFHGVAPEVDLYVASVIESETIRTSLGRVAAGMEWLLHQFSRPENATRPAVVNLSLGFPVQAPPGVSDMEYRLNIRALQTLVRRLVDSNVLPVVAAGNGGAGTAGYPAAFPEALSVGAVDFARRVASFSASGVVNQRPVPDVMGYGVNVYSSTERRCNNQAFYERMSGTSMAAPYVAGLAALYRCRSPDLTALEVRDLILDNVLKLPRTAEGRAGRGLAVYR, from the coding sequence ATGAAGTCCTATCTCCTGGTCCCGAAGGAGTCGATCGAGACCCACGCCCGGCCGGGTGTCCGGGGCACGGAGCAGGGAGAGCGCGTGCTGCAGCGCAGCACCGCCCTGCAATTCCTCATCAGTGGCCGGGCGCCGGACATGCTGCGCAGCCTCGGCCTGCACTCGGCCACGCTGCCCGGGCGCCTGCCCCAGGTGAGCGCCCCGCTCACGCCGCCGCGCGGCAAGCGCAAGGCCGCGGGCAAGCGCGGCGCCAAGGCCGAGGAGGTCCAGGTCGCCGCCAGTGAGGGGCCGGTGATGGAGCCGCCCACCGCCGCGGAGGTGGGCACCTACCGGCACATGCCGCTCATCGGCGCCACCATGGCCCACTTCGTCTCCGAGCAGGCCGAGCGCATCGCCCGGGCGGAGCTGGACAAGGACTTCGAGTTCATCCCGGACACGGTGCACCTCACCTTCCCGGGCCCGGTGGCCGCCGGCCAGGTGGGCCCGCGCAACCGGGGTCTGTCCTCGCTCGTCAACCGCGAGTGGCCCGAGGAGAGCGGGGTGTCCTCCGCGCATGCCCAGGGCATCAAGGGCGCGGGGGTCATGCTGGGCATCCTGGACACCGGCGTGGACGCGGACCACCCGGAGCACCAGGACCGCGTCATCCAGTTCCGCTACGTGTCGCTCTTTCCCAACTCGCCGCAGAACCCCGCGCGGGACGTGCGCGGCTTCGATCCGGACGGCCACGGCACGCACGTGGCGGGCATCGCCGCGGGCACCTTCCATGGCGTCGCCCCCGAGGTGGACCTGTACGTCGCCTCGGTCATCGAGTCGGAGACCATCCGCACCAGCCTCGGCCGTGTGGCCGCCGGCATGGAGTGGCTCCTGCACCAGTTCTCCCGCCCGGAGAACGCCACCCGCCCGGCCGTGGTGAACCTGTCGCTCGGCTTCCCCGTCCAGGCGCCCCCGGGTGTCAGCGACATGGAGTACCGTCTCAACATCCGCGCCCTGCAGACCCTGGTGCGCCGCCTGGTGGACTCCAATGTCCTACCCGTGGTGGCGGCCGGCAATGGAGGCGCTGGCACGGCTGGCTACCCAGCGGCCTTCCCAGAGGCTCTGTCCGTGGGGGCGGTCGACTTCGCGCGTCGCGTGGCCAGTTTCTCCGCGAGCGGGGTGGTGAATCAGCGCCCCGTCCCCGATGTGATGGGCTACGGCGTGAACGTCTACTCGAGCACAGAACGACGCTGTAACAATCAGGCGTTCTATGAACGAATGAGCGGAACGAGCATGGCCGCCCCTTACGTCGCCGGTCTGGCCGCGCTATATCGCTGCCGGTCGCCTGACTTGACGGCCCTTGAAGTCAGGGATTTGATTCTCGACAATGTGCTCAAGCTGCCGCGAACCGCTGAAGGACGAGCGGGTCGGGGTCTGGCAGTTTATAGGTAG
- a CDS encoding Imm52 family immunity protein yields MSDSHLAGAYWGCREESAEACASRAASFFQLLADCHPSYARWYEQARSPKQALQQRFEPTRDAFLRFFGQGKYQNDGDGFHFSAWTGHERQSGEGGVVMLHCGSTATGGPNSVRLSFPKDAPGVEPLLTAAVAERVLKALARAWEPEWALVTGDGLWEEFSRHDEADTFLGWMTYLPRLREGLPSLPEPVRIESVGDTGSLIVLAPERFTRNDSERVALGHQVQRLLEERGFLGKMTATDAGIA; encoded by the coding sequence ATGAGCGACTCCCATCTGGCGGGTGCCTACTGGGGCTGCCGCGAGGAATCCGCCGAGGCCTGCGCATCGCGCGCGGCATCCTTCTTCCAACTCCTGGCGGACTGTCACCCCAGCTATGCGCGCTGGTACGAACAAGCCCGCTCGCCCAAGCAGGCGCTCCAGCAGCGCTTCGAGCCCACGCGGGACGCCTTCCTGCGCTTCTTCGGCCAGGGCAAGTACCAGAACGACGGCGATGGCTTCCATTTCAGTGCCTGGACCGGCCACGAGCGTCAGTCGGGTGAGGGCGGAGTGGTCATGCTCCACTGTGGCTCGACCGCGACGGGAGGACCGAACAGCGTCCGGCTGTCCTTCCCCAAGGACGCCCCTGGCGTCGAGCCGCTGCTCACCGCCGCCGTGGCCGAACGCGTGCTGAAGGCCCTCGCGCGAGCCTGGGAGCCCGAGTGGGCCCTCGTAACGGGAGACGGACTTTGGGAGGAGTTCTCGCGCCATGACGAGGCGGACACCTTCCTCGGGTGGATGACCTACCTTCCCCGGCTCCGGGAGGGGCTGCCTTCCCTCCCGGAGCCCGTCCGCATCGAATCCGTGGGGGACACGGGCAGCCTCATCGTCCTGGCGCCAGAGCGTTTCACTCGCAACGACTCCGAGCGGGTGGCACTGGGCCACCAGGTGCAACGGCTTCTTGAGGAGCGGGGTTTTCTCGGGAAGATGACGGCGACCGACGCGGGGATCGCCTGA
- a CDS encoding 3-oxoacyl-ACP synthase III family protein translates to MRYARVLATGRYVPEKVLTNADVEALLGEPVDAWLQQHVGIQRRHLMAEHEVTSDLCVNAARQALGRAGVKPEALDLIIVATDTPDYLSPATASVVQARLGASHAGTYDLNSACAGWVTALDVASKTIAADDSYQRILVVGAYGMSRYVDWKDKRTCTLFADGAGAVVLGAGDTPGVLGARLLAAGEYHDALGIYTGGTWRPATPETLALTGGRPVVQFARKFPATFNTDRWPPLLAQVLARARLGLGDVDQFIFTQLNLRTIEATMEVLGQPLSKTHWTMDKWGYTGAACIPMTLDDAVEQGKIRKGDLIALCASGGGLAMAAALIRWTV, encoded by the coding sequence ATGCGCTACGCGAGGGTCCTGGCCACCGGCCGCTACGTCCCCGAGAAGGTCCTCACCAACGCCGACGTGGAGGCACTGCTCGGCGAGCCCGTGGACGCGTGGCTCCAGCAGCACGTGGGCATCCAGCGGCGCCACCTCATGGCCGAGCACGAGGTGACGTCCGACCTGTGCGTGAACGCGGCGCGCCAGGCGCTCGGGCGCGCGGGCGTGAAGCCGGAGGCGTTGGACCTCATCATCGTGGCCACGGACACGCCGGACTACCTGAGCCCGGCCACGGCCTCGGTGGTGCAGGCGCGGCTGGGCGCGAGCCACGCGGGCACGTATGACCTCAACAGCGCGTGCGCGGGGTGGGTGACGGCGCTGGACGTGGCCAGCAAGACGATCGCCGCGGACGACAGCTACCAGCGCATCCTCGTGGTGGGCGCCTACGGGATGAGCCGCTACGTGGACTGGAAGGACAAGCGCACCTGCACGCTCTTCGCGGATGGGGCGGGCGCGGTGGTGCTCGGCGCGGGGGACACGCCCGGGGTGCTCGGCGCCCGGCTGCTCGCCGCGGGCGAGTACCACGACGCGCTGGGCATCTACACCGGCGGCACCTGGCGGCCCGCCACCCCGGAGACGCTGGCGCTCACCGGCGGCCGGCCCGTGGTGCAGTTCGCGCGCAAGTTCCCCGCCACCTTCAACACGGACCGCTGGCCCCCGCTGCTCGCGCAGGTGCTCGCGCGCGCCCGCCTGGGGCTCGGGGACGTGGACCAGTTCATCTTCACCCAGCTCAACCTGCGCACCATCGAGGCCACCATGGAGGTGCTCGGGCAGCCCCTGTCCAAGACCCACTGGACGATGGACAAGTGGGGCTACACGGGCGCGGCGTGCATCCCCATGACGCTCGACGACGCGGTGGAGCAGGGGAAGATCCGGAAGGGAGACCTCATCGCGCTGTGTGCCAGTGGAGGCGGGCTCGCCATGGCCGCGGCGCTCATTCGCTGGACGGTCTGA